In the Mesorhizobium sp. WSM2240 genome, TGGTCCGGATTAGGGTTTCCACCTTTCAGTGATTAAGGCTCAGCGCCATATATATCGACGGTGTGTCAGCGGCATATTCCGATTGCATACCACAAAAACCGGCGAGAATCAACAATTTGCTGCACGCGCGAAGCAGCCCCGTGTCAAGCGGCGGCAACGCCTGTCATGACAGCCAGCTTGAGAAAATCTTGTTGGCAAGGTTTAGCGCATGACGCCGAAAACCGGAATAGGTTTTCTGAAAGGATCATGCGCAGGTTAAAAGTCTAGAGAGCGTCCTTGCGCATCCGAAAGGCTCTAGTCTCCCTCGCCGGGATTTTCCGAAAAATACTTCTCGAACTTGCCTTCCATGCCGTCAAATTCCTTAGCGTCCTCGGGCGGCTCCTTTTTCGAGGTTATGTTGGGCCATTTCGAGGCGTATTCGGTATTGATCTGCAGCCATTTGTCGAGCCCGGGCTCGGTGTCAGGCTTGATCGCATCGGCCGGGCATTCCGGCTCGCAGACGCCGCAGTCTATGCATTCGTCCGGGTGGATGACGAGCATATTTTCGCCTTCGTAGAAGCAGTCGACCGGACAGACTTCAATGCAATCCATATATTTGCATTTGATGCAGTTGTCGGTGACGATATAGGTCATGCTGCGGCTCCGGAGCCCTGCTTTTTCTCGACTAATATGGGCGGTGAGGTACCGCCTTTACAGGCCTGTTGCAAGGGCGGCCATTCCCCGCAGGCGCCTCTTGGCGGAACGCAATTTCAAGGCCGTCCGGCTTGATGGTGATGAGGACCGCTATTCCTCTCCGTTGCGCAACCGGTCGGTCTCGCGCCGCTCCTTCTTGGTCGGGCGGCCGCTGCCTGCCTCGCGCACTGGCGGCAGCGCGTCGGGAAGAGCCTCGCCCTTCGGAGCGGGCGGCGGCGACAGATCCTCATAGAGCGCCCGCGCCTCCTCGGCGGGACCGCGGCGGCTACCCTGCTGCAGCACCTTGTAGACCAATATCCGCCGCTCGAGCGTGATGGTCAGCACGTCACCTGGCTTAACCGAATCCGACGCCTGGCCGGCCTTGTCGCCATTGATGCGGACCCGCCCCGCGACCGCCAGCTTCGCGGCCAGCGAACGCGACTTGACCACGCGCGCGAAGAACAGCCACTTGTCGACGCGCTGCCGGCCTTCGGCGACCATCTACTTCTTGAGCTGGTCGCGCAGCGCAGCGAGCTTGGCGAAAGGCGAATCCGGATCGACGCGAACCGGGCGCTCCTCGCGCGGGGGCCTGGCCTGGAAGGGCTGCTTGCCCTGGAAGCCGCCTTTGTCACCCGGATGGTTATCGCGGCGATCCGGCCGTTGCCCATCGGCATTCGGCTTGCCCTTGAACTTGCCGCGCTCGAAACGCTCCTTGCCGCCATTTTTTTCGCGGGGCGGCCGGGCGTCGTTGCGCTGAGGCCGATCGCCCTGCGCCTTGCCGTCGGCGGCGGCAGCGCCGTCACGCTGGCCGCGACGGCGGTTGTCCTGCCTGTGGTGGCGGGGCCGCTGCTCGAACCTAGCCGGCCGCCACAAGAGGATCGGCTTAGGCTCCTCCGCCTCCTCACCGTCGCCTTTAGGCGCCGGCTTGGTGTTTGTCGCTTCGGCAGACTCCGCGACAGGGGCGGTCTCCACGCCTTCCGGACCGACTTTTGCCGAATGGGCGGCGACTTCGCCGGCGCTCTCCGAACCGGGCACGGCGGGCATCAGGTCAGCGGGCAGCTCCTCCGCATCAGGCTTCCAGGTCGCAGCCTCGAGCGGCGGCGCGGCGGCTTCCGTCGAAGATTCGGCTTCTGCAGGCTGCTCCTCTGTGACCGGCTCATCCTGCACGACCGGCGCGATCGCCTCTGTGGCGGATGTCAAAGGTTCAGAAGCGACAGCTTCTCCCTCCGACGCAGTCAGTTCGGGTGCGGACGGTGAAGAACCCAGCACGTCGTCTCCACCCTCCGGCGACACCTCCCCTGCAAGGGAGGAAGAAGGCGCGGCAACGTTTGCCACTTCATCCGCTCCAGCGGAGGGCATATCACCGCCGGCGGCGATCGCCGCTTTGACTGGCTCACTAGCGGCCTTCTCGGCCTCTGCTTTCTTAGCCTCCGCCTTCTCGGCTTCCTTCGCCGCCTTTTCTGCTTCTCGCTTCGCGGCTGCGGCTTCCGCGGCCTCGCGTGCGGCTTGGTCCAGCGCCTCGAGCCGCGTCTTCACCTCGGCTGCCGGCTTCGGCTCGGCGCGGTAGCCGAGGCCTTTCAGGATCTCCTCGATGTCGTCGGCGTTGGCGCCAAGGATCGACATCATCGCCGGCGTCACCAGGAAGGCGCTGCCGTCGAACGCGCCGTCAGGCCGCGGGCCGGTTCCGGCCTTCCACGCCAGCGCCGGACGGATCAGATCGGCAAGCCGCTCCAGAATGTCGACGCGCACGGCGCGGCGTCCGAGCATGCGGAATCCGGCGAGCTTGTAGAAGGCGCGGTCGAAGGCCGGGTCGACCACCACGGAAGTCCTGCCGGCGGCGAGCGCATGGACGACATCGCCGAAACCGGGCTTGTCCTTGCCGTCGTTCTGCAGTGCCCAGAGCAGCGTCACCAGGCCGGCGGGACCGGGCTTGAGCAGGCTCGGCACGAAAACATGGTACGCGCCGAAGCGCACGCCGAGGCGTCGCAGCCCCGCGCGCCCTTCCTGGTCCAGAGATTTGATGTCGTCAGCGATCTCGCGCCGGTTTATTAGCCCGAAATTCTCGACCAGCTGGAAGGCGATGCCGCGCGCAATTCCCGAAAGCTGCTCGGCATTCTTCAGTTCGATCAGCGGCTTCAGCGCCGTCTCGATCTGGAAGTTCACGAAGCGCTCGGCGCGCGCCGCGACCTTGTCTCGGGCCGGGCCGGTGAGCTGTTCGTCGGCGAGCAGGATGACGCGCGGCCGGAGCGCATCCTCGGTCGCGGCCAGCGTTCCGATCGGTGCGCCGATCCAGCGCAGAATGCCGTCGGAGCCGAGCGCGATGTCGCTGTTGCCGGAGGCGGAAAACCGCTCGGCGCGGCTGTCGAATTCCAGCGCCAGCGCCTTCTGCGCCGCAGCCTTGATCGCCTTGCCCTCTTCGCCGCCGGCGGACTGGTCGGCAGTGAATCGGAACCCCTGCAGTTCCCCGACATGGTGGCCCTCGACTAGGACCGTTCCGGCAGGGCTAATTTCGGCTTCAAGCATCGTATTTTCTCTAAGGCGGCGCATGAGGACGGAAGTCCTGCGGTCTACGAAGCGTTTCGTCAACCGCTCATGCAGCGCATCCGACAATCTGTCTTCGATCTCGCGCGTTTTTTGTTGCCAGTGCTGCGGATCGGCCAGCCATCCCGGCCGATTGGAGACGTAGGTCCAGGTCCGGATCTGGGCGATGCGATGCGACAGCGTGTCGATATCGCCCTCGACCGTGTCGGCCCGGCGCACCTGCTCGGCCATGTAGTTCTCATCGACATGCCCATGACGCGCAATGTCGAGGTAGATCGAGGCGACGAGCTCCGAATGCTGGGCGGGCGCGATCTTGCGGTAATCCGGCAGCGCGCAGACTTCCCACAGGCGCGCCACGCGCTCGCGCCCGGTAGCAAGCGCACGGACGTCCGGATCCTGCGAAAGATGCTCCAGCGCCCGGCCGTCCACCGCCGGCAGCGCCCGCGTCAGCCCCTCGACCGGCGCGGTCGTATCGATCGAGCGCTTGAGCGCGTCGATGCTGGAAAAATCGAACTGCGCGGTGCGCCATTGCAGCACCTTCACCGGATCGAAATCGTGGCTCTCGATCTTCTCGACCAGTTCGTCCGGGAAGGGATCGACCTGGCCGGTGACGCCGAAGGTGCCGTCGCGCAGATGCCGCCCGGCGCGGCCCGCGATCTGGCCGAGTTCGGAAGCGTTCAGATTGCGATACTGGAAACCGTCGAACTTTCGGTTCTGCGCGAAGGCGACATGATCGAGGTCGAGGTTCAACCCCATGCCGATCGCGTCGGTCGCCACCAGGAAATCGACGTCGCCCGATTGGTAGATGGCGACCTGGGCGTTGCGGGTGCGCGGGCTGAGCGCGCCGAGCACCACGGCGACGCCGCCTCGCTGGCGGCGGATCAACTCGCCGATCGCATAAACCTCGTCGGCCGAGAAAGCGACGATGGCCGAGCGCGGCGGCAGCCGGGTCAGCTTTTTCGAGCCGGAATAGGCGAGGTGCGACAGCCGCGGCCGCGTCACCACCGAAACGCCGCGCAGCAGCCGCTGGAGGATGCCCTGCATGGTCGCCGCACCAAGAAGCAGCGTCTCCTGGCGGCCGCGCAGATGCAGGATGCGGTCGGTGAAGATGTGCCCGCGCTCGAGGTCGCCGGCGAGTTGCACCTCGTCGATCGCCACGAAGGCGGCGTCGGTCTCCCGCGGCATGGCCTCGACCGTGCACACCGAATATTTCGCGCCCGGCGGCAGGATTTTCTCCTCGCCGGTTACCAGCGCCACCTTGCTCGCGCCTACCTTTTCGCAGACCCGGCCATAGACCTCGCGCGCCAGCAGCCTGAGCGGCAGGCCGATCAGGCCGCTCTCATGCGCCACCAGGCGCTCGATCGCCAGATGCGTCTTGCCGGTATTGGTCGGGCCGAGCACGGCCGTCACGTCTCGTCCTGAAAGGATGAGCGGATCGTTCTTTGGCTGCTGCAGATTCATCGGAAGGGGAAGCGGCCTTTCTGGCTCGGCTTGGCGGCTCGGTGTTCTGCGAACCGGCTGAATGAGGGCCGCTGCGGCGGCAATGGCGATGAGGCGACAAATAGGGTTTCGATCCCGGAAACGGAAGCGGCAAGCGTCAAAATTAACGTTGGAACGAGTCTGGAACGAATCGGAGACGAATCAGTGACTCCAAGAGATTCAGGATTTGTTCACGGCCACATGTAGCTGGGCTGGAGCACTCGCGCACCAGATCGTGAATCGGGTTGTGAGTGCCGCGACGTGACGCCTCTCTTCGGCGTTAACTTCTATCGCAAGAACGTTCAGGCGCGCCTTGCTTGATAGGAGAACCTCTTGATTCACCGACAAATTTTACTTTGGATGCGCGGAGATTCCAAAGGCAACCCGGGCGCCGGTTAACTTCTCGGCCAAACACGGAACGAATCGGCGACGAATCGCTGATTCCGCCGTTTTCCTGCTTTGTTCGACACAACATCTGGGCCTTGACAGGTTTTTCGACTCCAGATGGTGAATCGCAATTTGCCACCTGGCGGGACATTTTCTGCGGCGTGTTAACCTTTGATCCGGCGGACGCCGCCTGGAACTGATTTGATGGGCCGCGACGCCTGCCCGTTTGCCGAATGTTGCCGCGCCATTTCCGCCGAAGCGGCGTCCGGTGCGATTTTCGTTAACGTTCCGGCTAAAGAGGGAACGAAGCGGCGACGAATCGCTGATCGGCCGGATTTCCGGCTTTGTTCACCGCAACATGTTGTGCCGATAGGCAGGCCGGGCAACCAACGAACCCTCGCAGGCCGGCGGGCAAGCAGCTTCTGACGCGTCTTCGGTAACGGAATTGTGCCGCATCGGCACAGCGCCGGTTCAAACGAAAAGCGCCCGCTCCCGCTCGACAGCTCTCGTGATGAACTCCGCCACGGTCTGGATGCGGCGCAGTGGCCGCATGGATTCGTGATAGACCAGCCAGTAGGCGCGGCGGATCGGCGGGGCGGCGGGGACGGGCACAAGCTCAGGCAGCGAGCGCGCGATGAAGGTGTGCACAATGCCGATGCCAGCGCCTGAGCGCACCGCTTCGGCCTGCCCAAGCGCGGAGGAGATGGAAAAGCCGGCGTTCCAGTTCGGGCTGAATTCACCGGCGTAGTCGAGCGAGGGACTGACGACGAGGTCCGGCACATAGCCGACCAGCCGGTGCGCGGCGAGTTCGCCGACTGTTTGCGGCAGGCCGTGCTGTTCGGCATAGGCGCGCGAGGCGAAAAGGCCGAGCGTGTAGTCGACCAGCTTTCCCGCCACCAGCCTGCCTTCGGAAGGCCGCTCGACGGTGATGGCGATATCGGCCTCGCGCCGCGACAGCGAGAATGAACGTGGCACCGGCACCAACTGGATCTTCAGTTCGCGGTGCTTTTCGGTGAGGCGGCCAAGCCGGGAAGCCAGGAAGGCGACGCCGAAGCCGTCCGGCGCGCCGATGCGCACCGCGCCCGACACTTCGTCGCCCTCGCCGGCGATCTCGGCGCGCGCGGTTATCATGTCGGCTTCCATGCGTTCGGCCATTTCGAGGAAGCGTTCGCCGGCCGGCGTCAGTTCGCTGCCGGTGGTCAGCCGGCGGAACAGCTTTGTATTGAGCGCCTGTTCGAGAGCCGCGACCCTGCGCGAGACGGTGGCGTGATTGAGTTCCAACCGCCTCGCTGCGCCCAGAATCTGCCCAGCGCGGGCGACGGCGAGAAAGATGCGGACGTCATCCCAGTTCATGGGGCGATCGTCGGATGAGTGTAGGTATCCATACGCCCCTTATGCAGAAAATCGAATAGCCTGCAATCTCGTTATCGATTTTCCGCACAACGGTTGCTTTTCCGCTCGCGTTGCAATGCACGTCGCAAAGCGGGACAATACGGCAACTCAACGGAATTCAGGGAGAGAGATCATGGTCGAGTACAGTCATTACATCGGCGGCAAGCGCGTCGCCGGCACGAGCGGACGCGCTCAGAACGTCATGCAGCCCATGGACGGCTCGGTGCGCGGCACAGTGGCGCTGGCCTCGAAGTCGGAATTGCGCGCCGCGGTCGAAAACGCCAAGGCCGCGCAGCCGGCTTGGGGGGCAACCAATCCGCAGCGCCGCGTCCGCGTCCTGATGAAGTTCCTGGAACTGGTGCAGCGCGACTATGACGAGCTTGCCGACATTCTGGCTCGCGAGCACGGCAAGACCATCGCGGACGCCAAGGGCGACATCCAGCGCGGCCTCGAAGTGGTCGAGGTCTGTATCGGCGCGCCGCACATGATGAAGGGTGAATTCACTGACGGCGCCGGTCCCGGCATCGACGTCTATTCGATGCGCCAGCCGCTCGGCGTCGTCGCCGGCATTACCCCGTTCAACTTTCCAGCGATGATCCCGCTGTGGAAGATCGCACCCGCCATCGCCTGCGGCAACGCCTTCATCCTGAAGCCTTCCGAGCGCGACCCCGGCGTGCCTCTGAGGATCGCCGAACTGTTCCTCGAAGCGGGCTTGCCAGCCGGCATCCTGAACGTCGTGAACGGCGACAAGGAAGTTGTCGACGCCATCCTCGACGATCCGGACATCAAGGCGATAGGCTTCGTTGGCTCGACCCCGATCGCGCAATACATCTATTCGCGCGCCACCGCCAACGGCAAACGTGCGCAGTGCTTCGGCGGCGCCAAGAACCATATGATCATCATGCCCGATGCCGACATGGACCAGACCGTCGACGCGCTGATCGGCGCCGGCTACGGCTCGGCCGGCGAACGCTGCATGGCGATCTCGGTGGCGGTTCCGGTCGGCCACGAGACGGCGGAGCGGCTTTTCGAAAAGCTCATCCCCCGAGTCGAGAGCCTGAAGGTCGGCCCGTCGACCGATTCCTCGGCCGATTTCGGTCCGCTGGTCACCAAGGAGGCGCTCGAGCGCGTCAAGAATTACGTCGACATCGGCGTCAAGGAAGGCGCCAAGCTCGTCGTCGACGGCCGCGGCTTCAAGATGCAGGGCTATGAGGACGGCTACTATATGGGCGGCTGCCTGTTCGACAATGTCACCGCCGACATGCGCATCTACAAGGAAGAGATTTTTGGGCCCGTGCTCTCGGTGGTGCGCGCACCGACCTACGAGAACGCGATCAAGCTCGCCAACGACCACGAGATGGGCAACGGCGTCGCGATCTTCACCCGTGACGGCGACGCAGCCCGCGACTTCGCGTCCAGGGTCCAGGTCGGCATGGTCGGCGTCAACGTGCCGATCCCGGTGCCGATCGCTTACTATACGTTCGGCGGCTGGAAGGCCTCGTCCTTCGGCGATCTGAATCAGCACGGCCCCGACGCATTCCGCTTTTACACGAAGACCAAGACCGTGACCTCGCGCTGGCCGTCGGGCATCAAGGATGGCGCGGAATTCGTAATTCCGACGATGAATTAACGGGCCGGTTTTTTACATAAAAAGGGCCGCGCATTGCGCGGCCCTTTTTATGTACGGAATAGAACAAAACTTTTTTTTATGTTCCGTGATGGAACGGCCATGGCCGTATCCGGCTTCCTTTTCCGAGCGACCGAGAAGCTTGCGTGGCAGTTCGGTAGATGAACAGCTTGAACCCGCATCCTGGGATTTACTGTGGAAATCCTTTGTTGCCGGAAGGAGGTGCGTCATGGCACGAATTTTACGCCTAATCGCGGCAGCCGCCGTATCGGTGATGCTGTTGCCTCTGGCTTCCGCCTCTGCCGGAGTCCCCTGCGCCGAACGCGGCGAAATCGTCAAGAAGCTCTCGGACGAATACAAGGAGAAGGCGCAGGCGGTGGGTGTCATCAATCCCGAGGCGGTGGTCGAGATCTTCGTTTCGGAGAACGGCACCTGGACCATTCTGGCGACCGGAACCGACGGCAAGAGCTGCGTGCTTTCGGCCGGCGAAGGCTTTGACGGCAATCTGATGGCGGCGTTGCCCGACGCCTGACGCCGTTTAGCGTGAAGCCACCAGCTCCGCATGTCCGCGGAGCAGTGACATAAGGCGGTCGGCTTCCTGAGCGGCCGCCTTTTCATCCCTCTCGAGGATTGCGCCTATCAGCCGGACGTGATGTTCGGCTGACTCGCCAAGCCCGGTCTCGGCCTGATAACGGAACCAGAACCGGCGACTGTGGGTCTGCAGCGGAGCTGCTACGCGAACGGCGAAGGGATTGTCGGCCGCCCCTGCCATTGCCTCATCGAGCGCCTTGTCGGCTTCCAGGAAACCCAGGACATCCCTCGCGGCGACGGCTTTCTGCATAGCAACGGCCGCCGCGTGAAACCGGTCCGCGGCGTCGCGCGTGACATAGCGCGCGGCCGAGCGAGCCAGCACGACTTCCACACCGCGGCGCGCATCGAGCACCCGCAGCCAGTCGGCGGGATGCAGCGGCGCAATGGCGAGCCCGGCGCGAGGACGCACCTCGACGAGCCCTTCCCAGGCCAGCCGCTGGATCGCCTCGCGGACCGGCGTCCTGCCGAGGCCGAGCCTCTCGATCAGCGCGCCCTCGGTCGCAACGCTTCCGGGTGCGAGTTCGAGCGTTACGATCATGCCTTCCAGCGCGCGGTAAGCCGTGGCGCTCGCCGATTTAATACCGGTCTCCAAACCCTTCAGCCCTCATTGATATATTTTTGATATATCACCTGCCGGAAGCGATTGACAGAGTCTTCGGCCTAGAGATATATCACTGATATATCTGATGGAGAAGAGCTATGTGGACCGGGGTATTCCCAGCAGTCACCACCAAATTCACCGAGGAAGACCGCCTCGACCACGCCGAGATGGAGCGCTGCTTCGCGCTGCAGATGGAGGCCGGCTGCGACGGCATCATCGTCGCGGGCTCGCTCGGCGAAGGCCCGATGCTTTCGCATGACGAGAAGCTCGAGGTGATGGCGACGGCGAAGAAGGTCGCCGGCGGAAAGCCGGTGCTGATGACCGTCAATGAGGCCGCAACGCGCGATGGCGCTACGCTTGCCAGGCGGGCGGCAAAGGCCGGCGCCGACGGCCTGATGGTGGTGCCGAGCCCGATCTACCACACCAATCCGCAGGAAACAGTGGCGACGCTGAAGGCAGTGGCCGCAGCCGGCGGCCTGCCGGTGATGATCTACTCCAACCGCCTCGCCTACCGCGTCGACGTTACCGTTGACGTGATGGAGGAGCTCGCGTCCGATCCGCTATTCGTTGCGGTCAAGGAATCGTCCGACGACATTCGCCGCTCGACCGAGATCATCAACCGCTTCGGCGGCCGTTTCGACCTTTTCACCGGTGTGGACAATCTGGCTTTCGAGGCGCTGTCCGTCGGCGCCATCGGTTGGGTCGCCGGTCTGGTCACCGCCTTCCCGCGCGAAACCGTGGCCATTTATCAATTGATGAAGCAGGGCCGGCGGGAAGAGGCGCTGTCGATCTATCGCTGGTTCCGGCCGCTGCTCGACCTCGACGTCTCGACCTATCTGGTCCAGAACATCAAGCTTGCCGAAGTGCATGCGATCGCCACCAACGACCGCGTGCGCATGCCGCGCCTTCCGCTCTCGGGCGAGCGCCGCGCGACCGTGGAGAAGATCGTCAAGGACGCGCTCGCCGTCCGGCCGGCGCTGCCGAGGTTTTGAGAAAGCTGGTACTTTGTCGAACGGCATGGTCTTTGGTCGAGGCGAAGCAGCTTCACTGGTTTGGCGCTGCCCCTCATCCGCCTGCCGACACCTTCTCCCCGTAAGAGACGGGGAGGAGGGAGAAGCTCCAGCGCCGACGCTCCCCTCTCCCCGTTCTTTACGGGGAGGTTACATTTGTTCAGATCGCTCCAAGCATGATGGCTGAGCCAGCGACGAAATCAGACACCATCGCCATCATCGGCGGCGGCATTATCGGCGTCTGCATTGCCGCCTATCTCGCCGAAGCCGGGCGGCGCGTCACCGTCTACGACCGCACCGGCATTTGCGAGGAGACGAGTTCGGGCAACGCCGCCGCCCTGGCATTTTCCGACGTGCTGCCGCTGGCCCATAAGGGCATGCTCGGGCAAGTCCCGAAATGGCTCATGGACCCGCTCGGGCCGCTTTCCATTCCGCCCGCTTATCTGCCGAAACTTCTGCCGTGGCTGGTGCGCTTCTGGCGCGCCGGCGCGGCGGACAGATACGAAGGCGGCCTCAAGGCGCAGGCTGCGATGATGAAGCTCGCCGAAGCCGAATGGGCCGGGCTGATGGCGCGGTCGGCGACAAAGGACATGCTGCGCGAGGACGGCTCGCTCGAACTTTATGAGAGCAAAGCCGAATTCGAGGCATCGCTGCCCGGCTGGGCAGCCCGCGACCGCTTCGGCATAGAATACCGGCATCTCAGGCAGCATGAACTTGCCGCCTTTCAGCCCGGCCTGTCGGGCCGGCTCGTCCGCGGCACCTTCGTTCCGGTCTGGAAGACCGTCGCCGATCCCAAGCTTCTCGGCAAGGCGATCTGGCGCTATGCGGAGGAGAAGGGCGCGACCTTCGTTAAAGGCGATGTCGGGCTCGTCATGCCGTCGAAAGGCGGCATCGTCGTCCAGCTTCGCGACGGCCGCACGCTGAATGCCGGCCATCTGGTGCTCGCGGCGGGCGCATGGTCGCATTTGCTGGCACGGCAGCTCGGCGACCGCATTCCGCTGGAAACAGAGCGCGGCTACAACACCACCCTGCCGGTCGACGCATTCGACGTAAAGCGTCAGCTCATCTTTTCCGGTCAGGGTTTTGTCATCACGCCGCTCGCCACCGGTCTTCGCATCGGCGGGGCGGTCGAACTCGGCGGCCTGCGCCGCCCGCCCAACTATGCCCGCTCGAAGGCGATGCTCGAGAAAGCCAAAAAATTCCTGCCCGGGCTCGACACCCGCGGTGGGCGCGAATGGATGGGGTTCCGGCCATCGCTGCCGGATTCGCTGCCGGTGATCGGCGGACCCAGGCACCACCGCAACGTTCACTATGCCTTCGGCCACGGTCATCTCGGCCTGACTCAGGCCGCCGCCACAGCAAGCTTGATCCGCGATCTGCTTTCGGGGCAGGCTCCGGCAATCGACCTTTCACCATTTTCCGCACAGCGATTCTGAAGGCATTCAATGGCGCGGCATTCATTTTTCTGCATCGACGGGCACACATGCGGTAATCCGGTGCGGCTGGTCGCCGGCGGCGGTCCGTTGCTGAAGGGCGCGACCATGATGGAGCGGCGGGCGCATTTCCTCGCCGAATACGACTGGATCCGGACCGGCCTTATGTTCGAGCCGCGCGGCCATGACGTGATGTCCGGCTCGATTCTCTACCCGCCGACGCGCGACGATTGCGACCTCGCCATCCTGTTCATCGAAACTTCAGGCTGCCTGCCAATGTGCGGCCACGGCACCATCGGCACGGTCACAATGGCGATCGAGCACGGTCTCGTGCGACCGCGAAAACCCGGCGTGTTGCGCCTCGATACGCCTGCGGGCCTGGTGATTGCCGAGTACAAGCAGGTCGGCGAATATGTCGAGGAGGTGCGCATCACCAACGTACCGTCGTTCCTCTACGCGGAAGGCCTCGCCGTTGAATGCCCGGTTCTCGGATCTCTCAAGGTCGATGTCGCCTATGGCGGCAATTTCTATGCGATCGTCGAGCCGCAGGAGAATTATCGCGACATGGACGACCACTCGGCCGGCGACCTCATCGCCTGGAGCCCGGTGCTCCGCGAGCGCCTGAACGAACAATACTCCTTCGTGCATCCCGAAAATCCAAGCA is a window encoding:
- a CDS encoding 4-hydroxyproline epimerase, with protein sequence MARHSFFCIDGHTCGNPVRLVAGGGPLLKGATMMERRAHFLAEYDWIRTGLMFEPRGHDVMSGSILYPPTRDDCDLAILFIETSGCLPMCGHGTIGTVTMAIEHGLVRPRKPGVLRLDTPAGLVIAEYKQVGEYVEEVRITNVPSFLYAEGLAVECPVLGSLKVDVAYGGNFYAIVEPQENYRDMDDHSAGDLIAWSPVLRERLNEQYSFVHPENPSINRLSHILWTGAPKHPDAHARNAVFYGDKAIDRSPCGTGTSARMAQLHAKGRLKVGDDFVHESIIGSLFKGRVESETEMGGKSAIIPSIGGWARMTGLNTIFIDDRDPFAHGFVVR